A stretch of DNA from Lotus japonicus ecotype B-129 chromosome 4, LjGifu_v1.2:
TGCAGGTTGCGTGCAAAATGACATGCTGGACGAGGCGTTTAACTACTTCGCTGCCATGCCGGAGAGGAATGCTGCGTCGTACAATGCGATGATATCAGGCTTCATTAAGTTTGGGCGGTTGTGCGACGCGCAGAGGTTATTCAAAGAGATGCCTTGTCCGAATGTGGTTTCGTACACTGTGATGATTGATGGGTACGTGAAGGTGAAGGAAGGTGGTGGGATTGCGCGCGCGAGGGCGCTGTTCGATGCAATGCCTCGCAGGAACGAGGTTTCGTGGACGGTGATGATCAACGGCCTTGTGGAGAACGGGTTGTATGAGGAAGCGTGGGAGCTGTTTGGGAGAATGCCGCAGAAGAATGTTGTTGCCAGCACTGCTATGATCACCGGGTTTTGTAAACAGGGGAAGGTGGATGAGGCTTGGACCTTGTTTCAACAGATTCGATGCAGGGATATCGCTTCCTGGAATATAATGATAACGGGTAAGCCAAAATTTCAAAAGCCAGAGCATTTTTATTCTCTTGTTCATTCAAAGTTCCAAACTTTAGGccaattatatttatattatatgcTCACTTGTAAATAGAGAAAACAATGCTAAATTGATGGAGAGAAGccccaaattgattctcaactTGTACTACCAAGTACCAACTTCGAGTTAATCCCCAACCAAAGAAATACCATTTTAATCTCTAAGCACGTTTGGTTTCACGGTTGAATGCTCTAGAATCATTTCTGGTTAAAAGCTACAAGTCTTAGCTTATGTGTAATCTTCATTGGATTCTATGCAAATTGTGAAACCAAAAATGCACTTACTTGAAGTTGGTGTAAAAGTTGATGTGAGTCCCTTTTAAACAGTGAAGTCAGTGTACAATGTATTTTGGTTTATATATTTAGAACATATTTTATTAGAATGATGGGGAATGGAAAAACAAGAACTAGTTGCAGCTGAAGTCCTAGGAGCAGGaggtttttattttctttctatgCTGTCATTGCAtttgtttagattttttttcataattatttcatttttttcataattGATTCATGGTTTGAAGGTTATGCGCAAAATGGGAGAGGGGAAGAGGCACTGAATTTATTTTCACAGATGGTCAGGACTGGTATGCAACCGGATGACTTgatttttgtttcactttttaCTGCCTGTGCTAGTCTTGCATTGCTTGACCAAGGAAGACAGACATATGCCCTTGTAATTAAGCATGGCTTTGATTCAGATTTGTCGGTGAATAATGCCTTGGTTACTATGTACAGCAAATGTGGTAGCATTGTTGATTCTGAGTTAGCTTTTGGACAAACTTCCCAGCCGGACATTGTTTCATGGAACACTATCATTGCTGCATTTGCACAGCATGTTCTCTATTACAAAGCACGCTCCTACTTCGACCAGATGATAGCAGTTGGGGTTCGACCTGATGGCATAACTTTTCTGAGTTTGCTATCTGTCTGTTGCCGTGCCGGGAAGATTGATGAGAGCATGAATCTGTTTAATTTGATGGTCCATGACTATGGTATTCCACCAAGGTCTGAACACTATGCTTGTTTGGTTGATGTCATGAGTCGAGCGGGTCAGTTGCAGAGAGCCTGCGAAATAATCCAGGAGATGCCATTCGAGGCAGATTGTAGCATCTGGGGCGCTCTTCTTGCGGGTTGTAATGTTCATTTAAACGTGAAATTGGGGGAACTGGCAGCTGGAAGAATTTTGAATTTGGATCCTTGTAATTCGGGTGCTTATGTTTTGCTGTCTAATATATATGCTGCTGCTGGAAGATGGAAGGATGTCAATAGAGTCAGGGTTCTGATGAAAGAGCAAGGAGTTAAGAAACAAAGAGCTTATAGTTCGGTGCAGATTGGAAACAAACTACACTGTTTCGTTGGAGGGGATCCATCACATCCAAGTATTGATGATATTCATATTGCTTTAAGGAGGATTACATTACATATGAAAGTGAAGGGTGACTCTAAAGAAGAGGCTGTTAGTTAATTCAACTGCCAACTATTTTGACTTTTTTACAAGTGATGATAAAGATTTTATTGGGAGCCAGGGGGAGGCAATCGTGTGTAACTTTTACTGAGTTGAAAAGGACAGAGGGGAGGGGAGCAACCCTCTATAGTTTTGTAAGAAGAGGGTAGGGCAAATAAATCCAAGTTACTATTATTCCCAATGcagataatatttttaaatgtacctatataaaaagaaaatatttttctttcatgTCCTCTCTAATTTAGAGGGTTGTGTTGTCTTCTCATTTTTAATCACTAACATGAAAATTTCAAAACTCATTATTATAATGGAGGATGTGGAGAAATCAGCTAAAAACAAGATAAGAGGAAATATCATTCAGAGGGCTAACTGGTATTATACATCCTCACTTGATCTCAGCTACAATATTTAAAAGGTTGATCACTAGCAAAGTAGCAATATTTAAAAATCCAACAAATCTAAAAGCTATATAAATTCAAATATTCAACAAGTTATCTGTAACAATGAATTAAGAACAGTACATGACGAAGAAAGTACTAAATAAAATGTACTGAATATACTTACTTAAATTTCGGTAAAACCAAACTTTCAATGTAATTTTCGGCATAATAAAAACGAACTTCATCAGCAATTTTCTTGCGTTCTAATTTGCTATCTCTAAGGGTATAGAGAACTCCATTTGCACGAGAAACCGACAATAGTAGGGCATCACCATTATCAAATACACTGATTGCAAAACAAGGCCACGCAAGAATTTTTTCAGAGCCATTAATGCTAAACAACTTAGTCCAAGATTGGTGTACTCCAAACTCCTTCATTTGCCATAAGGCAAAATTCCGTGTTTTGTTATTTTCAGAAATACATAGACAGCCTCTTAATACTCCAAGAATTGGCTTAAAATAGTTGTCTATATCTTCCTCTCCATAACAAAAAGGCAATGCCAATTGTGTATACTTTGGTTTTCCCAAATCAAAGGAAACAATTTTGTAGCAGCAATCAATAAGATCAGTATCATTCTCCGAAAACATCTCTCCTAACCAATTAATAGTGTTACTCACAGAATATGAATATGATGGTAAACGCAAAATCCAATTGGGAGCAGGGAAGAGATGAATTGTCCTCCAACAATTATCACCCATTTTGTAAACATGAAGTGCTGTCTGCTCAGGGTACACATGCACCACTTTGTAGGTGTCCGTTGAAGAATCATAACCAAACCCAAAATCACCAAAGCTACGTAAAGTTGGGGAACTAGATAGTGACCTTGTTGCTGGGTTCCAGAAATAGACCGTGTGGTAGCAATATTTTCTACGAAACTTTGTACTTTTCAAACAAATCAACCCGTTGCACACTCCAATCAACCGGTACCCGGAGATATCAGCAGATTCTGCTTCAGTGTCTGCTCTTTCCAATAATGAAGTCATAGAGCGAGGTGAGACATATGATGATGATCCTGAATTATGGATGTCACATTCTGTGACAAAGCGGACATGGGAAAAATCTGCATTCATTCTACAAAATGAACGGTGAAGGTGCAGTTTTACTAACTGAGAATCAGACATGAGAGACTTCCATGATTTGGACACAGACTTGAATCGCATGAGAGATTTTACTGGAAGACATGACAAGATTTCAACCACCAGTTCTTCAGGGAGCAACGGGAGGAGTTCGAGTTCAGATTTTGGTGGTGGTCCTCGTCGTCCCAGGAGATAGTAAATAAACCTTGTTAGTGATTCAAACAAACTGGAATACTTGAGAATTTCTAACCCCATCTTCATCCACAGCTGCTATGGCGATATCCGTGTTAGAGAAACCCTTATTGCTCACTTATTTAAGCAGTGTTTGGACAAAGGTTATAACTCTCTGGCCCAACTTGGAGGTGGCCCGAATATGAAGCACAAGGGTACATGGATATCAATTAACATGCATATCTAGTGGTGAACCAGGCCAGGGGTGTCAATCATTAATCAAGCGCCACAAACAAGTTAAGGAAAAGAAATAAGGAATCCAGTTACGATGAACCAGGCCAGGGGTGTCAAATTGATGTTACTGAATACTGATTAATTATGAATAAGGCTTAGGGATAAACCCCGTTTGGAaacacaacttaattaagcgcttatacataagttattttaaattttttattgaaataagttgaaaataagttacatataagcataagctcctTTTCATAAGTTatcctgaatagcttatgaaaataagctcaaaacaacttatggcaggtcataagctgtttgtataagctctctcaaacactggcataagagtttatgctatcagataagctcaaataaactctttcaaATGGGGCCAAAAAGTATATCTCATTCGTCTTGTCTGCTTAACCATTTCAAGCTCATGTCGTCACCATTCTATATGTGTTAACTTTCAAAAAATCAGTATTCACTACAAACTCGACAAATTAAGGGTTTTTATCATGGATTGTGTCTGAGGATAAAAAGTGTGTGTATTATGAATCGAAGAATTTGGAGATGGAATGAAACACAAAAGTCATTGAAATTCATCATCAAAAGTCATTGAAATTATATAGTACGAGAAAAGCgctaatatatataattatatagtgTCGGTAAAAAAGCCGGTCTTATGACCAATTTAGCATTGGCTTGGTGATAAGGTTATGGTTGTCGTTAAATGACTCAAAGCTAACTTGTAAGGTCGAGCATAAGGCCGACGCTATAGTATGTGTTAGTTTAGCCGACACTATACACTTGATAAGATATCTGACTCTATTGTCCTAACGTTAGCATTAACCGTATATGTCGACTTTAATTAAAGTTAACGATTTAGCATCAGCCTATATTAACGCTAATTAGGAAATCTCTAAAAAAGAATCAAATAATCGTATCACATAATGCGAATTTGATAGATTGAAAAGCTTACTGAAATAATTTAGATGTATGGTAATAAGGATAGGATTCTTTGAAATAGTTTCAAATGCATTGATAAAAGAACACAATGCAGGAGATATATAACCATTATTATAAAAATGACttttatttaagaaaaaaaaaactttaaaataaGAAGAGGAGTATAACTTATGGCAAAATCACTTCTCTTCCAACTTGAAAattgttccggtatggaaccactGAGCGGGCTAATCAAAATAGGGGGCGAATACAAAGTAAACAAGACAagtaaaaatgcgtgaaatgataggtcccccaccgcttgggcggtgcctgttatttatagcttgggttttaaTCCGGTTGGATCATGGGTTACTCGGCCCATTTGGTACATAAGTTTGGTCAGCCCAATTATCAGATACATTGATTCGCCCATATCAGTCTACAAGCCCTCAAGACACTAAGACTTAGTATAAGGCGAATGTATCTTTAATAAGCCCTCAACCATTAAATCACATACAATGCCAACAAAGGGCGTGTAAATTCTGATGCTTGTAGATTTTGACAAAACAGATAACGATAATCATCTTTGCGTGTTGAATCAAACTTGTCAGATCTCCTCAGTTGTCACTTCATATGCCCTTACCGTGGCAAATTTCAAAGTCATTATTGCTTTACCTGCCATAAGTACATCAAGTAGATATCCTGCATATTTTTGGGAACTTGGTGCTACAATATTATCGTGCATTTTAAAATTCCACTAATATAATCATCAAGATGGAAGTAAATGTAGTAAAGGTGCTATTAAATTTATAAACGAAACATCATCAATTTTGAAACGTCACATCCCCCGGACTGAAATACCCCCTCAATCTATCCTTTCAACAAATCTCATCccttcaatttcaaatttctcATACCAACGTGTCCTTTTGATCCAATCGTCGGAACCCGTGCCTCGGGCCCACGTATGAAGGCACGCGTCCGTTCACTCACCATTTACCTCACCCTTTCATCTTCATTCCTCTTTCTATATAAATTCCAACATTTCTACCCTTCTTCTACACTTTCATTCTCCAATATCCATACTCTCTCTTTTTACCATAGCTAACAAAGATTCAAGCTTTTAGTCCTTTCTTACCGAGTTCACACGACACCCACCATTTTCCACCCACATTCAGTGGCAACATCTCCAGAAACCATTCAAGTCTTCATCTTTCCCAGGTAAATCtcccttccctttttccttctGCATACTTAACGTtttgtatgaacattttgcatTTTCAAACCCAGAAACTTAAACTTTCTTCAACCCAGAAACTTATTATGAATCTTTTGCATGTTCGGTCCTACAACTTAAACCCAACTTCTACCTTCATCTTAACTTTCTAAAATTTTACTTTCAGGATTCCTTCTGAAAAAATGGCTGCCAAACGAACTCGTAGGGAAACTTCTGCACTTAATGTTCAAACCACTGCAGACTCTTTATGGGTTGCtagtaaaatcaaaaaacaGTTTTCTAAAATCAATACCCCAAAAGCTGTCATAGATTTAATTACCAAATATAACTTTAGGAAAGATGACCTAGATGCTCACCTAGACATAATTCCCTGTTCCCCTGACGAACCATGTTGTTTTGAACAACCAGATAACCAAGGGCGAAACTTCACTTACCTCTTTGAAAGCCTATTTTCCGATTTGAAGTACGAACTCCCATTTTCTAATTTTACTTGTTCTATTCTAACCCTTCTAAACGTAGCTCCTACCCAACTTCATGGTAATGCATGGGCTTACCTGAAAGCTTTTGAAAGTAAGGGCATCACCATTATCAAATACACTAATTGCAAAACAAGGCCACGCAAGAGTTTTTTCAGAGCCATTAATGCTAAACAACTTAGTCCAAGATTAGTGTACTCCAAACTCTTTCATTTGGCAGAAGACAAAATTCCGTGTTTTGTTATTTTCAGAAATACATAGAGAGCCTCTCAATACCCTAAGAATTGGCTTAAAATCCTGGCCTACGTCTTTAGGTCCAGAAGAAAAAGGCATTGTGTATACTTTGGTTTCCCCAAATTAAAGGAAACAATTTTGTAGCGATCAATAAGATCAGTATCATTCTTCCAATACATCTCTGCTAACCAATTAATAGTGTTACTCACATGATGATGAATGCAAAACCAAATTGAGAGCAGGGAAGACATGAATTGTCCTCCAACAATTATCACCCATGTTGTAAACATGGAGTGTTGTCGGCTGAGGGTTCACATGCACCACTTTGTAGGTGTCTGTTGAAGAATCATAACCAAACCCGAAATAATAAAAGCTCCTACGTAAAGGTGGGGAACCATTTGAAAGTAACCTCGTTGCTGGGTTCCAGAAATTGACCGTGTGGTAGCGATTTTCTCTGCATAACTTGGCACTTTTCAAACAAATCAACCCGTTGCACGCTCCAATCAACTCGTACCCGGAGATATCAGCAGATTCTATTTCAGTGTCTGCTGTTTCCAATAATGAAGTCATAGAGCGAGGTGAGACATATGATGATGGAAAATTATGGGTGTGACAATGTGTCAGAAAGCGGACATGGGAAAAATCTGCATTCATTCTAGAAGATGCATGGTGAAGGTGCAGTTTTACGAACTGAGAGTCAGACATGACATGAGAGACTTCCATGATTTGGACACAGACCGGAATCGCATGAGAGATTTTACTGGAAGCCATGACAAGATTTCAACCACCAGTTCTTGAGGGAGTAATGGGAGGAGTTCGAGTTCAAATTTTGGTGGTGGTCGTCGTCGTCCCAGGAGATAGTAAATTGACCTTCTTAGTGATTCAAACAAAGTGGAATACTTGAGAATTCTAACCCCATCTTCTGAATCCTCAGCGGCTAGAGAAACCCTTATTGGTCATTTACTTAAGCAGTGTTTGGACAAAGGTTAGAACTCTCAGGCCCAACTTGGAGGTGGCCCAAATATGAAGCACAAGGGTACATGGATATGGATATAACTAATTGTGGGCTCATTCTCTTGAAAGTTGAAATAGGGATCTAGCTCTTCATGGACGATCCaatgtgtgtttggttttcagttcacACACGTTCCAAAACAGTTTGAACTGAAAAACACGAATTCCAATGTGCGAATGTGAAAGTAACTCCTAGGTTCCGTTGGATTGAAAGCGCTTTCGAGTTGATCTcaactgaaatccaaacacaccccAAAAAGGTGCAAAATCACTTCTAACGTGGGCAAAATCACTTCTCTTTCCAGTTTGAAAACTTACAAAATTTTCTAACTTTTACTAAAAAATCCAAATAAAGGGCATGTGAGAGGAGAATTACATTTCCGTAGATGTATTTGCATGTGGTATCAACCGAAATGCGGGTAAAGTTACAAAATGCATGAAAATGAAAGGTGACTGAAGCAGTGCTGTGTTTCCCAAACCGACgttgaagaaagaaagaaaaagcatCCACTTCCATTCCCTTCTCTTTCTGCATAACATAACACGCCACCACTCCACCACCGTTCATATCAATAAGCAATCACTTATTGCTTTTGCTTCTCCCCCACTTCCTTCCAATAATCAACAACGAAAAGCAGGCCCACCCACAAACCTAAACCCCTTCCCCAAGGGCAATGCTGCCCCACAAACCCACCACCTTTTAACCTCCACCGTTCACTACTCCACACTCTTTATTTGCTCCTACTAAGTCATAAACTCTCACATTTCTTAACtaacaaaaacataaataaataacctTGTGGTCATAAACTCTCTTATTTGCTCCTACTAAGTCATAAACTCTCATATGcacaatttttttgttacactcaTGCACAAATTTAAGCATATAACTTACAATTTTAACATCGTttttataaaatgaaaaatattagtAGTATACATAAATTTTCATGGCTTAATAAGTTTGGTCATTGAATATATTTTATTGACCTTACAATTTTTTACTTTATCCCTAAAATGAACTAGTTTAATTTTTAGTCATTAATGCTAAATTTTGCATCCAAAAAATGTGGAAACCTAGTTCACTCAACAACTTGTGAtctatttaagaaaaaaattccaTATTTCCACCTGAGCAAGACACACTTCCCTTTCTCCTCTAGTGTAATCAGGCACCAATGAACAAATGGTGAGAAGCGGTTTCGATTCATTCAGgcactttttttttacaataaataaaaacaaatatatattatttcaatgacaaaaaaatcttatttaaGTTAATtttcatctatatatatttatattttagaaaaaaaactaCTTAATTTCCTAATGCATTGATGTTATCATAAAGATAaattaatcaataaaaaaaaaactagtttgGGAATAAAAGTAGGgtgaacctaatatgcaccaattttatgtggtgtaattttacaccacctactttgactagtatagcaggtcaacacattatttttataaaaaaaaatattattaaaaatttgttatgtattaaatttctttaaaaaaaatgtgttgaccTATTATAACAGGTTAAAAAAAGTTGTCTAAAATTATACCACTTTTAATAGCTACCTCGGAAGTCGCAATTTGCAACCACCACCATTTATGCGCGTTTTCTTGGTATGCATTTTAGTCCCACTCGCCTGGGAGTATCGTCGTTTCTGCACTCGCGTTTGTGGTACTTGAATATTGAAATGGTCAACACGGGTTGACCTGTATTCTGAACTGAATGAGCACCTTCTTACGCTCACGGAAAAGAAGGGCGAGTCACTATCGTTACCCTACACAGCCTACAGTTTGTCATGGAATAATCAACATCGAAACATTTGTTTAGCTGCTGCAAGTTCTAACCAGTGAATGGGTGCCACGTGTTGACTGTTTCTGTCGTTTTTGCATGTTGGATTTACCATCACGTTATGTGAAAGTTTGGGTAAACTTTGTGTTTTGTAACTTAGCAAGGGGTTTGTTTTATGGTTCGAGAAAACAAATCAACAATTACAGGCTTTATATGAGAGGAGgggaaagatgaagaagagaaggGGTGGGGGAATGTGTTTCGCGTATCAGGTTTAGATTtgagaattttaatttttagggtatatatagttagttttagttaatttttttatttaaaatttttattaaGTGAATAAGGGTTCACATAGCATCTACATGACACTCAAGTTTACATCCATATTAGTTAATGAGCGTCGCATAAACGAACTTATTTACATTTTAGACGTCCTTCAAATAGAAGGACCAAATTTTCACATGTCAAAATTTTGAAGACAAAAATTGCTAGACCAAAGTTTCATAATCGCGATTGATAGATGATGAAACAAATTCTCTCATTTTAAACATCCTTTTATTGTGCTTGGGTTTGTACAACATGAACACACTTATATTACAATTCATAAAAACTTTCATTCACTTTTTATaactcacaattttttttattgtatagtcataaaaaatatcaaatatagGACTAAAGAAGGGCCTACTAAAAATTTTAATTGATGTGAAGTCCTGTGTCTGAAGGCACATTGATAGTCCAATACTCTACTTGTAGCTTGCAATAAATGGcat
This window harbors:
- the LOC130714976 gene encoding pentatricopeptide repeat-containing protein At4g02750-like, whose product is MLSSIIVSIALKPTPSSTARHTHFLLVFAKHFSSYDVYRANLNIAAFSRAGNITAARQVFDKMPTKDVVTWNSMLTAYWHSGFPQHSRALFDAMPMKNVVSWNAMVAGCVQNDMLDEAFNYFAAMPERNAASYNAMISGFIKFGRLCDAQRLFKEMPCPNVVSYTVMIDGYVKVKEGGGIARARALFDAMPRRNEVSWTVMINGLVENGLYEEAWELFGRMPQKNVVASTAMITGFCKQGKVDEAWTLFQQIRCRDIASWNIMITGYAQNGRGEEALNLFSQMVRTGMQPDDLIFVSLFTACASLALLDQGRQTYALVIKHGFDSDLSVNNALVTMYSKCGSIVDSELAFGQTSQPDIVSWNTIIAAFAQHVLYYKARSYFDQMIAVGVRPDGITFLSLLSVCCRAGKIDESMNLFNLMVHDYGIPPRSEHYACLVDVMSRAGQLQRACEIIQEMPFEADCSIWGALLAGCNVHLNVKLGELAAGRILNLDPCNSGAYVLLSNIYAAAGRWKDVNRVRVLMKEQGVKKQRAYSSVQIGNKLHCFVGGDPSHPSIDDIHIALRRITLHMKVKGDSKEEAVS
- the LOC130713396 gene encoding uncharacterized protein LOC130713396, whose translation is MASSKISHAIPVCVQIMEVSHVMSDSQFVKLHLHHASSRMNADFSHVRFLTHCHTHNFPSSYVSPRSMTSLLETADTEIESADISGYELIGACNGLICLKSAKLCRENRYHTVNFWNPATRLLSNGSPPLRRSFYYFGFGYDSSTDTYKVVHVNPQPTTLHVYNMGDNCWRTIHVFPALNLVLHSSSCE
- the LOC130713395 gene encoding F-box/kelch-repeat protein At3g23880-like, whose protein sequence is MGLEILKYSSLFESLTRFIYYLLGRRGPPPKSELELLPLLPEELVVEILSCLPVKSLMRFKSVSKSWKSLMSDSQLVKLHLHRSFCRMNADFSHVRFVTECDIHNSGSSSYVSPRSMTSLLERADTEAESADISGYRLIGVCNGLICLKSTKFRRKYCYHTVYFWNPATRSLSSSPTLRSFGDFGFGYDSSTDTYKVVHVYPEQTALHVYKMGDNCWRTIHLFPAPNWILRLPSYSYSVSNTINWLGEMFSENDTDLIDCCYKIVSFDLGKPKYTQLALPFCYGEEDIDNYFKPILGVLRGCLCISENNKTRNFALWQMKEFGVHQSWTKLFSINGSEKILAWPCFAISVFDNGDALLLSVSRANGVLYTLRDSKLERKKIADEVRFYYAENYIESLVLPKFK